In Acidobacteriota bacterium, a genomic segment contains:
- a CDS encoding SDR family oxidoreductase yields the protein MARVMDGHTVMVTGGGRGIGRAIALAFADAGARVAVASRTTADVERVAADLLRAGSEAMGVACDVTEAPSVAAAVGAIERRFGAIDVLVNNAGMAESAPLVEVTDASWARTLAVNLTGTFLCTRAVLPGMLALGWGRVINIASVAGRVGFRYSTAYCAAKHGVLGLTRALALETARRGVTVNAVCPGWVDTDMTIETIDRIAARTGRTRDEARAALERMSPQERLVAPDEVAAVALFLAGPSAAGLTGQALNVDGGEVMS from the coding sequence ATGGCACGGGTGATGGACGGACACACGGTGATGGTGACCGGCGGCGGCCGGGGCATCGGACGCGCGATCGCCCTCGCGTTCGCGGACGCCGGCGCCCGCGTCGCCGTCGCGTCGCGGACCACGGCGGACGTCGAGCGGGTGGCGGCCGATCTCCTGCGGGCGGGCAGCGAGGCGATGGGCGTCGCCTGCGACGTGACCGAGGCGCCGAGCGTGGCCGCCGCGGTGGGGGCCATCGAGCGCCGCTTCGGGGCGATCGACGTGCTCGTGAACAACGCCGGCATGGCCGAGAGCGCGCCGTTGGTCGAGGTCACCGACGCGTCGTGGGCGCGCACGCTCGCCGTCAACCTCACGGGGACGTTCCTCTGCACCCGGGCCGTGCTGCCCGGCATGCTCGCGCTCGGGTGGGGCCGCGTCATCAACATCGCCTCGGTCGCCGGCCGCGTCGGATTCCGGTACTCGACCGCCTACTGCGCCGCCAAGCACGGCGTGCTCGGGCTCACCCGGGCGCTCGCGCTCGAGACCGCCAGGCGCGGGGTCACCGTCAACGCCGTGTGTCCCGGCTGGGTCGACACGGACATGACGATCGAGACGATCGACCGGATCGCCGCGCGGACCGGCCGGACGCGCGACGAGGCCCGCGCCGCGCTCGAGCGCATGAGTCCCCAGGAGCGCCTCGTCGCGCCCGACGAAGTGGCCGCCGTGGCGCTGTTCCTCGCCGGCCCGTCCGCCGCCGGCCTGACCGGGCAGGCCCTCAACGTGGATGGGGGCGAGGTGATGTCATGA
- the nusB gene encoding transcription antitermination factor NusB, giving the protein MAAAARAPRADRRHHARESALQMLYQWEVGGQPIEEVFESYRAVRPRLLDEAGEAMAVALVRGTAAHLDRIDPLIEERAEHWRIERMPVVDRLILRLAVYEFLETPATPRSVVINEAIELARTFSTDAAVKFINGVLDGIGRALDAPTPR; this is encoded by the coding sequence ATGGCTGCCGCCGCGCGGGCCCCGCGGGCCGACCGGCGTCACCACGCGCGCGAGTCGGCGCTCCAGATGCTGTACCAGTGGGAGGTGGGCGGCCAGCCGATCGAGGAGGTCTTCGAGTCGTACCGCGCGGTGCGGCCGCGCCTGCTCGACGAGGCGGGCGAGGCCATGGCGGTCGCGCTCGTCCGGGGCACGGCGGCGCACCTCGACCGCATCGATCCCCTGATCGAGGAGCGCGCGGAGCACTGGCGGATCGAGCGCATGCCCGTCGTGGATCGCCTGATCCTCCGGCTCGCGGTGTACGAGTTCCTCGAGACGCCGGCCACGCCGCGTTCGGTCGTCATCAACGAGGCGATCGAGCTGGCGCGCACGTTCAGCACCGACGCCGCCGTCAAGTTCATCAACGGCGTCCTCGACGGCATCGGCCGTGCGCTCGATGCCCCGACTCCGCGCTGA
- a CDS encoding acyl-CoA thioesterase, with product MAPSPFSIDVRVQFADTDAAGIVWFGSYLRFFEQAEDALFRALGQPREQMMAQHGVLLPRVEARIVYRAPLRAGDLLGVSVDVEILNPRRLAFTFVVRAPSGEVAAEGSYRVACVSTADFAACDFPSTVLALLARASVTGPGHSHRP from the coding sequence GTGGCGCCTTCGCCCTTCTCCATCGACGTCCGGGTGCAGTTTGCCGACACCGACGCGGCGGGCATCGTCTGGTTCGGCAGCTACCTCCGGTTCTTCGAGCAGGCCGAGGACGCGCTGTTTCGGGCGCTCGGCCAGCCGCGGGAGCAGATGATGGCGCAGCACGGCGTCCTGCTGCCCCGGGTCGAGGCGCGGATCGTCTACCGGGCCCCGCTCCGCGCGGGCGACCTGCTCGGCGTCTCCGTGGACGTCGAGATCCTCAACCCGCGCCGGCTCGCTTTCACCTTCGTGGTGCGGGCCCCCTCGGGCGAGGTCGCCGCCGAGGGGAGCTATCGGGTCGCCTGCGTCTCGACCGCCGACTTCGCCGCGTGCGACTTTCCGTCCACCGTCCTCGCGCTCCTCGCCCGGGCGTCCGTGACCGGGCCGGGCCACAGTCACCGTCCATGA
- a CDS encoding VanZ family protein, with translation MAAIFVLSSLPGLPAPPGIFTDKHAHFVAYGVLSALVFRALAGGRRSDFTFGRGLAALAIATAYGVTDEWHQSFVPGRQAELADLAADALGATAAAGALWAWSIIGRSRRLAVVDRPRG, from the coding sequence ATGGCCGCCATCTTCGTCCTGTCGTCGTTGCCGGGACTGCCGGCTCCCCCGGGGATCTTCACCGACAAGCACGCGCACTTCGTGGCATACGGGGTCTTGTCGGCCCTCGTCTTCCGGGCGCTGGCCGGCGGGCGGCGCTCGGACTTCACGTTCGGCCGCGGCCTCGCCGCGCTCGCGATCGCGACAGCCTACGGGGTCACCGACGAGTGGCACCAGTCGTTCGTGCCGGGGCGGCAGGCGGAACTCGCCGATCTGGCGGCCGACGCGCTTGGCGCCACGGCGGCCGCGGGTGCGCTGTGGGCGTGGAGTATAATCGGCCGGTCCCGGCGTCTGGCGGTCGTCGATCGGCCTCGAGGTTGA
- a CDS encoding enoyl-CoA hydratase family protein, with product MQTPSTFRYEEEGPVAVITLDRPDRLNALTFEVYAELRDCFAALADVERVRSVIVTGAGRAFCAGGDVEDIIGRLLEYDTRRLLEFTRLTGDLILRMRTAPQPIVAALNGVAAGAGAVIALASDFRLATDRASLAFLFTRVGLTGADMGAAWLLPRVVGLARATELLMLGDRISADDALRVGLVTRVVEPDRLMDEARALARRLADGPAFALGLTKTLLNQEQALGLEAAIEAEAQAQALCMQTPAFREGYRAFVEKRAPRFADRGPAPSTGTPTPR from the coding sequence ATGCAGACGCCTTCGACCTTCCGCTATGAAGAGGAGGGCCCGGTCGCCGTCATCACGCTCGACCGTCCCGATCGCCTGAACGCGCTCACCTTCGAGGTCTACGCCGAACTGCGCGACTGCTTCGCGGCCCTCGCCGACGTCGAGCGCGTCCGGTCGGTGATCGTGACCGGCGCGGGGCGCGCCTTCTGCGCCGGCGGCGACGTCGAGGACATCATCGGGCGGCTGCTCGAGTACGACACGCGCCGGTTGCTCGAGTTCACGCGTCTCACGGGCGACCTGATCCTTCGCATGCGCACCGCGCCCCAGCCCATCGTCGCCGCGCTCAACGGCGTGGCGGCCGGGGCCGGCGCCGTGATCGCGCTTGCCTCGGACTTCCGCCTGGCCACCGACCGGGCGAGCCTCGCGTTCCTCTTCACCCGGGTGGGTCTGACGGGCGCCGACATGGGCGCGGCGTGGCTGCTGCCGCGAGTGGTCGGACTGGCCAGGGCGACCGAACTGCTGATGCTGGGCGACCGGATCTCCGCCGACGACGCCCTGCGCGTCGGCCTGGTCACGCGAGTAGTCGAGCCCGACCGGCTCATGGACGAGGCCCGCGCGCTGGCCCGCCGGCTCGCCGACGGACCGGCATTCGCCCTCGGTCTGACGAAGACCCTGCTGAACCAGGAACAGGCGCTGGGCCTCGAGGCCGCCATCGAGGCGGAGGCGCAGGCGCAGGCGCTGTGCATGCAGACGCCGGCGTTTCGCGAAGGCTACCGGGCGTTCGTCGAGAAACGGGCGCCGCGGTTCGCCGACAGGGGGCCCGCGCCGTCAACCGGTACGCCGACGCCCCGATGA
- the lysS gene encoding lysine--tRNA ligase — MDTHDLVAQRRANLAELVALGVEPYPHAFPCTDRVDELVAAHGGRTAEDLEAAPAHTRTAGRVLGIRSFGKANFLVLSAGGARLQVYVRKDALPAREFETFRLLDYGDHVGVSGRLFRTKTNELTIWADSLVFLAKCFLPLPEKWHGLQDVETRYRQRYLDLIVNPDSRRVFEVRSRVLSATRAFLDARGFLEVETPMMQPIAGGALARPFVTHHNALDMRLYLRIAPELYLKRLVVGGIDRVYEINRNFRNEGISTEHNPEFTMLEFYQAYADYHDLMALTEALVPAVAQAAIGRDEVEFGGHTISLAPPYARLSLRDAARTRASERLGVEVTDADLRTRDRAAQVAERLGVDVPPGVGPGKITTEIFEALWEPSLVQPTFVYDFPTEVSPLSKQRADDPDTVERFELYIGGFEVANAFSELNDPDEQRRRFEDQLRQRESGDAEAHAMDEDYVRALEYGLPPTGGEGVGIDRLVMLLTGSPSIRDVILFPHMRPRKE, encoded by the coding sequence ATGGACACGCACGATCTCGTCGCGCAACGCCGCGCCAACCTCGCCGAGCTCGTCGCGCTCGGCGTCGAGCCCTACCCGCACGCCTTCCCGTGCACCGACCGTGTCGACGAGCTCGTGGCCGCGCACGGCGGGCGGACGGCGGAGGATCTCGAGGCAGCGCCGGCCCACACGCGCACTGCGGGTCGCGTGCTCGGCATCCGCAGCTTCGGCAAGGCGAACTTCCTGGTGCTGTCGGCCGGCGGCGCCCGCCTCCAGGTCTACGTCCGGAAGGACGCGCTGCCGGCCCGTGAGTTCGAGACGTTCCGCCTGCTCGATTACGGCGACCACGTCGGCGTGTCGGGGCGGCTGTTCCGGACGAAGACCAACGAGCTGACGATCTGGGCCGACAGTCTCGTCTTCCTGGCCAAGTGCTTCCTGCCGCTGCCTGAGAAGTGGCACGGGCTGCAGGACGTGGAGACGCGGTACCGGCAGCGCTACCTCGACCTGATCGTCAACCCGGACTCTCGGCGGGTGTTCGAGGTGCGGAGCCGGGTGCTCTCGGCCACGCGGGCGTTTCTCGACGCACGCGGGTTCCTCGAGGTCGAGACGCCGATGATGCAGCCGATCGCGGGCGGCGCGCTCGCGCGACCGTTCGTCACGCACCACAACGCGCTCGACATGCGGCTGTACCTGCGCATCGCGCCCGAGCTGTATCTCAAGCGCCTCGTGGTCGGCGGCATCGACCGGGTCTACGAGATCAACCGCAACTTCCGGAACGAGGGGATCTCGACCGAGCACAACCCCGAGTTCACGATGCTCGAGTTCTATCAGGCCTACGCGGACTACCACGACCTGATGGCGCTGACCGAGGCCCTCGTGCCCGCGGTGGCGCAGGCGGCGATCGGACGCGACGAGGTCGAGTTCGGCGGGCACACCATCTCGCTCGCGCCGCCCTACGCGCGCCTGTCTCTGCGCGACGCCGCGCGGACGCGGGCGAGCGAGCGCCTCGGCGTCGAGGTCACCGATGCCGACCTGCGCACGCGCGACCGGGCGGCGCAGGTGGCCGAGCGGCTCGGCGTCGACGTGCCGCCGGGCGTGGGGCCCGGCAAGATCACCACCGAGATCTTCGAGGCGCTCTGGGAGCCGTCGCTCGTGCAGCCGACGTTCGTGTACGACTTCCCGACGGAGGTCTCGCCGCTCTCGAAGCAACGGGCGGACGACCCCGACACGGTGGAGCGGTTCGAGCTGTACATCGGCGGCTTCGAGGTCGCCAACGCCTTCAGCGAGCTCAACGACCCCGACGAGCAGCGGCGCCGCTTCGAGGACCAGCTCCGCCAGCGCGAGTCGGGCGACGCCGAGGCGCACGCGATGGACGAGGACTACGTCCGGGCGCTCGAGTACGGCCTGCCGCCCACCGGTGGCGAGGGGGTGGGCATCGACCGGCTGGTGATGCTGCTCACGGGCAGCCCGTCGATTCGCGACGTCATCCTCTTCCCGCACATGCGGCCGAGGAAGGAGTAG
- a CDS encoding DUF2085 domain-containing protein translates to MVTRRAAAAAAVLMAGAAWMGALLAAAPGLGAGSPSGRLAAAGVYVVGQRLCHQRPDRSFAWQGRALPVCARCLGLYVAVPFGACLAAIGRPRLRSPARRRGELSARAVLVAAAVPTIATVGLEVVAGVPMTNAVRAATAAPLGATVAWIVAAWAGGDLDAAEAEVN, encoded by the coding sequence GTGGTAACGCGGCGGGCCGCGGCGGCGGCCGCGGTGCTCATGGCCGGTGCCGCGTGGATGGGCGCGCTGCTCGCGGCCGCACCCGGGCTCGGGGCCGGGTCCCCGTCGGGGCGGCTGGCCGCCGCCGGCGTGTACGTCGTCGGTCAGCGCCTGTGTCACCAGCGGCCCGACCGTTCGTTTGCCTGGCAGGGCAGGGCGCTGCCGGTCTGCGCCCGGTGCCTGGGGCTGTACGTGGCCGTGCCGTTCGGCGCGTGCCTTGCGGCCATCGGCCGCCCGCGACTGCGGTCGCCGGCCCGTCGCCGGGGTGAGCTGTCGGCGCGAGCGGTGCTCGTCGCCGCCGCCGTGCCGACGATCGCGACCGTCGGTCTCGAGGTCGTGGCCGGGGTGCCGATGACCAACGCCGTGCGTGCGGCGACGGCCGCGCCGCTCGGCGCGACGGTGGCGTGGATCGTGGCGGCCTGGGCGGGCGGCGACCTGGACGCCGCCGAGGCTGAGGTAAACTAA
- a CDS encoding enoyl-CoA hydratase/isomerase family protein, producing the protein MSYQTLLLTRDEAVAVVTVNRPTVLNALNAQTMDELRRAFLDLRHDASVRAVVLTGAGEKAFVAGADIGELATLDATTAHDLARRGQHVFDLVEHLGKPVVAAINGFALGGGCELAMACTFRIAAETARLGQPEINLGIIPGYAGTQRLTRLVGRDRALDLVLTGRHVAAAEALAMGLVTRVVPAAALLDEARAFAALLATKPPLAVRYAIEAVVRGADLPFADGCALEATLFGLAAATDDMREGTRAFLEKRPAVFTGK; encoded by the coding sequence ATGTCGTACCAGACCCTGCTCCTCACTCGCGACGAGGCCGTCGCCGTCGTCACCGTCAACCGCCCGACGGTGCTCAACGCGCTCAACGCGCAGACGATGGACGAGCTGCGGCGGGCCTTCCTCGACCTGCGGCACGACGCCTCGGTCAGGGCGGTCGTGCTGACCGGGGCGGGCGAGAAGGCGTTCGTGGCGGGCGCCGACATCGGCGAACTGGCCACGCTCGATGCGACGACGGCGCACGACCTGGCGCGGCGCGGCCAGCACGTGTTCGATCTCGTCGAGCACCTCGGCAAGCCCGTCGTCGCCGCCATCAACGGGTTCGCTCTCGGCGGCGGCTGCGAGCTGGCCATGGCGTGCACGTTCCGGATCGCGGCCGAGACCGCGCGGCTCGGCCAGCCCGAGATCAACCTCGGGATCATCCCGGGCTACGCCGGCACGCAGCGGCTGACGCGCCTCGTCGGCCGCGACCGCGCGCTCGATCTCGTGTTGACCGGCCGCCACGTGGCGGCGGCCGAGGCGCTCGCGATGGGGCTCGTCACCCGCGTCGTGCCCGCGGCGGCGTTGCTCGACGAGGCCCGCGCGTTCGCGGCGCTCCTGGCGACGAAGCCCCCGCTGGCCGTCCGCTACGCCATCGAGGCCGTCGTCCGCGGAGCCGACCTCCCGTTTGCCGACGGCTGCGCGCTCGAGGCGACGCTGTTCGGCCTTGCGGCCGCGACCGACGACATGCGCGAGGGCACGCGGGCCTTCCTCGAGAAGCGCCCCGCGGTCTTCACGGGGAAGTGA
- a CDS encoding carbohydrate kinase family protein: MRIIVTGSIAYDYLMSFPGSFTEHFLPDHLSRVSLSFLVDTMDKRRGGCAPNIAYTLALLGERPVIMATAGQDFPEYRSWLEGVGVDTSLVREIPGKFSASFFCSTDQQNNQIASFYVGAMAHASELSFADAGGCDLAIISPNEPGAMVKYAEECRRLGIRFIFDPGQQCARASGEELEAGLVGANLLVCNDYEFELIRQKTGFDEAAVVAQSEALIITRGEQGSSVFTSAGRADVPAVPPEVVADPTGVGDAFRAGFMKGLAAGLAFDVCARLGSVAATYALEHVGAQSHAFDRTAFRARYERHFGPLAW; encoded by the coding sequence ATGAGAATCATCGTCACCGGTTCGATCGCGTACGACTACCTGATGTCGTTTCCCGGCTCGTTCACCGAGCACTTCCTGCCCGATCACCTGTCGCGGGTCAGTTTGAGCTTCCTCGTCGACACGATGGACAAGCGCCGGGGCGGCTGCGCGCCCAACATCGCCTACACGCTGGCGCTGCTCGGCGAGCGCCCGGTCATCATGGCGACGGCGGGGCAGGATTTCCCCGAGTACCGCAGCTGGCTCGAGGGCGTCGGCGTCGACACGTCGCTCGTCCGGGAGATCCCGGGCAAGTTCTCGGCGTCGTTCTTCTGCAGCACCGACCAGCAGAACAACCAGATCGCCTCCTTCTACGTCGGCGCCATGGCCCACGCGAGCGAGCTGTCGTTTGCCGACGCGGGCGGCTGCGACCTGGCGATCATCTCGCCGAACGAGCCGGGGGCGATGGTCAAGTATGCCGAGGAATGCCGCCGGCTCGGCATCCGGTTCATCTTCGACCCCGGCCAGCAGTGCGCCCGGGCCAGCGGCGAGGAGCTCGAGGCCGGCCTCGTCGGGGCGAACCTGCTCGTCTGCAACGACTACGAGTTCGAGCTGATCCGGCAGAAGACGGGGTTCGACGAGGCGGCGGTCGTCGCGCAGTCGGAGGCCTTGATCATCACGCGCGGTGAACAGGGTTCGTCGGTGTTCACGTCCGCCGGGCGGGCGGACGTGCCGGCCGTGCCACCTGAGGTCGTGGCCGACCCGACGGGAGTCGGCGATGCGTTCCGGGCCGGTTTCATGAAGGGCCTCGCCGCGGGCCTCGCCTTCGACGTGTGCGCAAGGCTCGGGAGCGTCGCGGCGACCTACGCGCTCGAGCACGTCGGCGCCCAGAGCCACGCGTTCGATCGGACGGCGTTTCGTGCGCGATACGAGCGGCACTTCGGCCCGCTCGCGTGGTAA
- a CDS encoding MarR family transcriptional regulator — translation MPKTSPPSPPVSKRPATSVRPRPARKTRTGDDQGVHRNRLALRVHLRLATCRNLLMREARRSIDRWQLTLPQFDVLAELARAGDRGFTFIELSRLLLVTSGNLTGIVDRLERDQLVRRESDPTDRRVIRIQLTPRGRRLTDEMLPAHADDIEAVLAAFPRGDLSQLADRLGRLRDYLHERGARWHDESVPRKAAFRDL, via the coding sequence ATGCCGAAGACCAGTCCTCCTTCACCACCCGTGTCGAAACGCCCGGCAACGAGCGTGCGGCCTCGACCCGCCCGCAAGACCCGGACCGGCGACGACCAGGGCGTCCACCGGAACCGCCTGGCGCTCAGGGTGCACCTGCGCCTTGCGACGTGCCGCAACCTGCTGATGCGCGAGGCGCGCCGCAGCATCGACCGGTGGCAGCTGACGCTGCCGCAGTTCGACGTGCTGGCCGAGCTCGCGCGAGCCGGCGACCGCGGCTTCACCTTCATCGAACTCTCGCGCCTGTTGCTCGTCACCTCGGGCAACCTGACCGGCATCGTCGATCGCCTCGAGCGCGACCAGCTGGTGCGGCGCGAGTCCGACCCGACCGATCGCCGGGTCATCCGCATCCAGCTGACGCCCCGGGGGCGCCGCCTGACCGACGAGATGCTCCCGGCGCATGCCGACGACATCGAGGCCGTGCTCGCGGCCTTTCCGCGGGGCGACCTGTCGCAGCTCGCCGACCGGCTCGGCCGGCTCCGCGACTACCTGCACGAACGCGGCGCCCGGTGGCACGACGAGTCGGTCCCGCGCAAGGCGGCCTTCCGCGACCTCTGA
- a CDS encoding RidA family protein, whose protein sequence is MSRPPAVGAAATRHHAGARYVNPPGLAAPHGFTHGVRFEPGTGALLFVAGQIGWTPDGRMVGPDFVAQFDQALANVLEVVGAAGGDATSIGQMTIFVVDRAEYVAARRGLGAVYRARMGRHYPAMSLVEVKGLLEPEARVEIEAIAVVPPGAARSPDADAFDLPL, encoded by the coding sequence ATGAGCCGGCCACCCGCCGTCGGCGCCGCGGCGACGCGCCACCACGCCGGCGCGCGTTACGTCAACCCGCCCGGGCTCGCGGCTCCGCACGGCTTCACCCACGGGGTGCGCTTCGAACCCGGGACCGGGGCGCTGCTGTTCGTGGCCGGACAGATCGGGTGGACGCCAGACGGGCGCATGGTCGGCCCCGACTTCGTCGCGCAGTTCGACCAGGCGCTCGCCAACGTGCTCGAGGTCGTCGGCGCCGCCGGCGGCGACGCCACGTCCATCGGCCAGATGACGATCTTCGTGGTCGACCGGGCGGAGTACGTGGCGGCCCGTCGAGGGCTCGGGGCGGTCTACCGCGCGCGCATGGGCCGCCATTACCCGGCGATGAGCCTCGTCGAGGTCAAGGGCCTGCTCGAACCCGAGGCCCGCGTCGAGATCGAAGCCATCGCGGTCGTGCCGCCGGGGGCGGCCAGGAGTCCCGATGCAGACGCCTTCGACCTTCCGCTATGA
- a CDS encoding aminotransferase class V-fold PLP-dependent enzyme: MPALPLADFRARFPILGRRVYVNNCSQGALSLDVEAAFAGFLESWREGGSPWDRWVDAVERLRGAVAAWIGADADEVAVVPSASAAISAIASALDFTGPRRRVVVGDLEFPTMAHVWLAQARRGAEVAFAHAEGESIAPSAYRALVDDRTLVVPVTHVCYRNGFRLDVEDIVAACHEQGALVFLDDYQHTGTAPIDVRALGVDFWVSGALKYLLGPSGVAFLYVRRDLIDRLVPSVTGWFGRIDPFAFDPTRCDWSASARRFEGGTPPIPNAYAALAGLELLQSVGAGVIAARIGELTTRLHLGGSRAGYRLLTSADPARRGPLVVISSPDAAALVERLGRRGIIASARGRGVRISFHAYNDTNDADAVLDALAAEAHLVDRVPAAEPAR, translated from the coding sequence ATGCCCGCTCTCCCGCTCGCCGACTTCCGTGCCAGGTTCCCCATCCTCGGGCGGCGCGTCTACGTGAACAACTGCTCGCAGGGCGCGTTGTCGCTCGACGTGGAGGCGGCCTTCGCCGGGTTCCTCGAGTCGTGGCGCGAGGGCGGCTCACCGTGGGACCGGTGGGTCGACGCGGTCGAGCGCCTCCGCGGCGCCGTCGCCGCCTGGATTGGCGCCGACGCCGACGAAGTGGCCGTCGTGCCGAGCGCCTCGGCCGCCATCAGCGCCATCGCGAGCGCGCTCGACTTCACCGGGCCTCGGCGCCGCGTGGTCGTCGGGGATCTCGAGTTCCCGACGATGGCGCACGTCTGGCTCGCGCAGGCCCGCCGGGGAGCCGAGGTCGCGTTCGCCCACGCCGAGGGGGAGTCGATCGCGCCGTCGGCGTACCGCGCCCTCGTCGACGATCGCACGCTCGTCGTGCCCGTGACCCACGTCTGCTACCGCAACGGGTTCAGGCTCGACGTCGAGGACATCGTCGCCGCGTGCCACGAACAAGGCGCGCTCGTGTTTCTCGACGACTACCAGCACACGGGCACGGCCCCCATCGACGTGCGCGCGCTCGGCGTCGACTTCTGGGTGTCGGGCGCGCTCAAGTACCTGCTGGGGCCGTCGGGTGTCGCCTTCCTGTACGTCCGCCGGGACCTGATCGATCGCCTCGTGCCCTCGGTGACCGGGTGGTTCGGCCGGATCGATCCGTTTGCCTTCGACCCCACGCGGTGCGACTGGTCGGCGAGCGCCCGGCGCTTCGAAGGCGGAACGCCGCCCATCCCGAACGCGTACGCGGCCCTCGCCGGGCTGGAGCTGCTGCAGTCGGTCGGGGCCGGCGTCATCGCCGCGCGGATTGGGGAGCTGACCACGAGGCTGCACCTGGGCGGGAGCCGCGCCGGGTACCGGCTGCTGACGTCGGCCGACCCCGCGCGGCGCGGTCCGCTCGTCGTGATCTCGAGTCCCGACGCCGCAGCCCTCGTGGAGCGGCTCGGCCGGCGGGGCATCATCGCGTCGGCCCGCGGCCGCGGCGTGCGGATCTCGTTCCACGCTTACAACGACACCAACGACGCCGACGCGGTGCTCGATGCGCTCGCCGCCGAGGCGCATCTCGTCGACCGCGTGCCGGCCGCGGAGCCGGCGCGGTAG
- the ribH gene encoding 6,7-dimethyl-8-ribityllumazine synthase encodes MRPDSDRPSGVPDAHGLRFAIVVSRFNRDVTDRLLAGAREALGAAGAAGVETFHVPGAFELPFVAQRLCRAGRVDAVVCLGCLVRGETPHFEYISSAVAQGLMRVALDTGRPVAFGVLTCDTLEQALARARPDQTNKGVEAAAAAIEMARFARDGGVPPGATA; translated from the coding sequence ATGCGGCCCGACTCCGATCGGCCGTCGGGCGTGCCGGATGCGCACGGCCTGCGCTTCGCCATCGTCGTGTCGCGCTTCAACCGCGACGTCACCGACCGCCTGCTCGCCGGGGCGCGCGAGGCGCTCGGCGCGGCCGGCGCGGCCGGCGTCGAGACCTTCCACGTGCCGGGGGCGTTCGAGCTGCCGTTTGTCGCGCAGCGCCTGTGCCGGGCGGGACGCGTCGACGCGGTCGTGTGTCTCGGGTGCCTCGTGCGCGGCGAGACGCCGCACTTCGAGTACATCTCCTCGGCCGTGGCGCAGGGGCTCATGCGGGTCGCGCTCGACACGGGTCGTCCGGTGGCCTTCGGGGTGCTGACCTGCGACACGCTCGAGCAGGCGCTCGCCCGGGCGCGTCCCGACCAGACGAACAAGGGCGTCGAGGCGGCCGCCGCGGCCATCGAGATGGCGCGCTTCGCCCGCGACGGCGGCGTGCCGCCCGGGGCGACCGCGTGA